The proteins below are encoded in one region of Drosophila santomea strain STO CAGO 1482 chromosome 2R, Prin_Dsan_1.1, whole genome shotgun sequence:
- the LOC120444855 gene encoding uncharacterized protein LOC120444855, producing MSQQKQKSLESNPTARWRLEGHHRSAIACFFGEFVATAVFVFIACMGCVETPLFQNSHFRSGLTFGLAILIAIQCFGSVSGAHLNPAITLAAWLYGVIGWIRAIAYFVAQAAGALIGYGLLVAVLPESAIQGVDNPAGVCVTVLAPGISELQGVFIEFLITCCLVMVACSVWDPRNAKLQDSVPVRFGLTVSCLILTAGLFTGASMNPTRSLGPAVWNDSWAHHWIYWVGPLVAGAVTSLIYRMAFKGDEEIDLRSSDARIRMIGEVVVVQYAIRTIEYLAWSAVHVGPRLRLSQSLDSPAIMATSASQSNCWLLQRRQLDNITTVLAEMIATAMLMFLGCMGSVQNSVFTNSNFQSAVNFGFVVLICIQCFGCVCGAHLNPAVTLATYVYNIISLPMAVAYFVAQMVGAFIGYGLLKAVLPESAIYSTDTPNGVCLTSLNSTLTPWQGLAVEFLITCVLISICCGVWDPRNANKQDSVPVRFGLAIACLSLTAGQLTGASMNPARSFAPAIWNGAWDDHWIYWVGPMAAALVTSVIYKHAFRRELENSEVDETTMSTKRTSEAELA from the exons ATGTCGCAACAGAAGCAAAAATCACTGGAGTCCAATCCCACCGCCAGGTGGCGCCTGGAAGGACACCACCGAAGTGCGATAGCCTGCTTCTTCGGAGAATTTGTGGCGACTGCCGTCTTCGTCTTCATCGCCTGCATGGGCTGTGTGGAGACGCCCCTCTTCCAGAACTCGCACTTCCGCAGTGGCCTCACCTTCGGCCTGGCCATCCTCATTGCCATCCAGTGCTTCGGCTCCGTCTCCGGTGCCCATCTGAATCCGGCCATCACCTTGGCCGCCTGGCTGTACGGCGTGATCGGCTGGATCAGGGCCATCGCTTACTTCGTGGCCCAGGCTGCCGGAGCCCTGATTGGCTATGGTCTCCTGGTGGCTGTGCTGCCGGAGAGCGCCATCCAGGGAGTGGACAACCCGGCGGGTGTTTGCGTGACAGTTCTGGCCCCCGGGATCAGCGAACTGCAGGGTGTCTTCATCGAGTTTCTCATCACCTGCTGCCTGGTCATGGTGGCCTGTTCGGTGTGGGATCCGCGCAACGCCAAGCTCCAGGACTCCGTGCCCGTGAGATTCGGCCTCACCGTATCCTGTCTGATCCTCACAGCG GGCCTCTTCACGGGAGCCAGCATGAATCCGACCAGGTCCCTGGGTCCCGCCGTTTGGAACGACTCCTGGGCACACCACTGGATCTACTGGGTGGGTCCTTTGGTGGCAGGAGCTGTGACCTCGCTGATCTATCGGATGGCTTTCAAGGGCGACGAGGAGATCGATCTGAGAAGTTCCGATGCCAGGATACGAATGATCGGCGAGGTGGTAGTAGTGC AGTATGCGATTCGCACCATTGAGTACTTGGCCTGGAGTGCAGTCCACGTCGGACCACGTCTCCGTTTAAGTCAATCGCTCGACTCGCCGGCAATCATGGCTACGTCCGCAAG CCAATCCAACTGCTGGCTGCTGCAGCGCCGCCAGCTGGACAACATCACCACAGTTCTTGCCGAGATGATAGCCACCGCCATGCTGATGTTCCTCGGATGCATGGGCAGCGTCCAGAACTCCGTCTTCACCAACTCGAACTTCCAGAGCGCCGTGAACTTTGGCTTCGTGGTGCTGATCTGCATCCAGTGCTtcgggtgtgtgtgtggcgcCCATCTAAATCCCGCCGTCACCCTGGCCACCTACGTCTACAACATAATCTCGCTGCCGATGGCTGTGGCCTACTTTGTGGCCCAGATGGTGGGCGCCTTCATTGGATACGGACTGCTGAAGGCGGTGCTCCCGGAGAGCGCCATCTACAGCACGGACACCCCCAATGGCGTGTGCCTCACGTCGCTCAACAGCACCCTGACCCCTTGGCAGGGCCTGGCCGTGGAGTTCCTGATCACCTGCGTCCTCATCTCCATCTGCTGCGGCGTCTGGGATCCCCGCAATGCCAACAAGCAGGATTCGGTGCCAGTGCGATTTGGACTGGCCATCGCATGCCTGTCGCTCACAGCG GGCCAACTGACTGGAGCTAGTATGAATCCAGCCCGATCTTTCGCACCTGCGATCTGGAACGGAGCCTGGGATGACCACTGGATCTACTGGGTGGGTCCCATGGCGGCTGCCCTGGTCACCTCGGTGATCTACAAGCACGCCTTCCGGCGGGAGCTGGAGAATTCCGAGGTGGACGAGACGACGATGTCAACCAAGCGAACCTCGGAGGCGGAGCTCGCCTAG
- the LOC120447198 gene encoding uncharacterized protein LOC120447198 isoform X1 encodes MFAFTRILGSMSCTRPFQSQVLCREGVGCVSEFWQFPKMQTLSISCISWPPKELLRNLQRHHYQGIKNNILYIFPLTRQFADKFSEKGRGEELNYVLKLASEQFMKIKKNRVKEIASDIEELEEEIKKLESRTSHQSRKTKELLIEELKTLKELLQRFKTSLEK; translated from the exons ATGTTTGCTTTCACGCGAATTCTAGGATCCATGTCATGCACCAGACCATTTCAATCACAGGTGCTCTGTCGAGAAGGTGTTGGGTGTGTAtctgaattttggcaatttccaaaaatgcaaacattgAGCATATCCTGTATCAGTTGGCCTCCTAAGGAGTTACTCCGAAATTTACAGAGGCATCATTACCAaggtataaaaaacaatattctATACATATTTCCTCTCAC ACGTCAATTCGCCGACAAGTTTTCCGAGAAGGGCAGAGGCGAGGAACTTAACTATGTTCTCAAGCTC GCCTCAGAGCAATTTATGAAGATCAAAAAGAACCGGGTTAAAGAAATCGCCAGTGATATCGAGGAACTGGAAGAGGAGATCAAGAAATTGGAATCCCGGACTAGCCACCAATCAAGGAAAACTAAGGAGCTTCTCATAGAGGAGTTAAAAACCCTgaaggagctgctgcagcgaTTCAAAACGAGTCTCGAAAAATGA
- the LOC120444858 gene encoding uncharacterized protein LOC120444858, translating into MFRGAYKILTFLKTRETMFLCKRRPFSDLFDKGGRGSGGIDTYHVKHLQGNKGKEARIMELTAQIESLELQIKALEKSKSAEAKTAKGELILVLKELKQALRNIRMNK; encoded by the exons ATGTTTCGGGGGGCTTATAAGATCCTTACTTTTTTGAAGACAAGAGAAACCATGTTTTTATG TAAGAGACGGCCGTTCAGCGATCTATTTGACAAAGGAGGCAGAGGCAGTGGCGGTATCGACACGTATCATGTT AAACATTTGCAAGGTAACAAGGGAAAAGAGGCAAGGATCATGGAGCTAACCGCACAAATCGAGTCACTTGAATTGCAGATCAAAGCCCTCGAAAAAAGTAAATCAGCTGAGGCGAAGACTGCAAAGGGCGAACTTATATTAGTGCTCAAAGAGCTTAAACAAGCCCTCCGAAACATAAGAATGAATAAATAG
- the LOC120447199 gene encoding uncharacterized protein LOC120447199, with product MLKVVERLIQLLRPRMCQFAQSNKNISKHLFEKARAEENIHFLKLQREQLKTLRQKILSQKNEVTTKIIKVDKQIQSMEKKETEGSQRNHEQN from the exons ATGTTGAAGGTGGTTGAGAGGCTTATCCAACTGTTGCGGCCCAGAATGTGCCAGTTTGCACAATCCAACAA GAACATATCCAAGCATTTGTTCGAGAAAGCTAGAGCGGAGGAGAACATTCATTTCCTTAAACTG CAAAGAGAACAGCTAAAGACGCTGCGGCAAAAGATTCTCAGCCAGAAGAACGAAGTCACAACCAAGATCATCAAGGTGGATAAGCAGATACAATCGATGGAAAAGAAGGAAACCGAAGGCTCGCAGAGGAACCATgaacaaaattaa
- the LOC120444740 gene encoding aquaporin AQPcic isoform X2 — MSHEIRCCKVFKMKGSTLDKISAFLGELIGTGILVFLGCMGCVKTDLFPNSHLQIVLNFGFAVLIAIQCFGCVSGAHLNPAVTVAAYIYEMVSLRMAFAYFAAQMLGAFIGYGLLKVLLPGPTLSVGAGLCVTLPHASVTPGQAFGIEFVITSILVIVCCGVWDPRNSKFHDSVGIRFGLAIACLACAAGPFTGASMNPARSFAPALWNKHFESNWIYWLAPLSSSAITAYAYKIVFRREVVEAEITSNEKLRQLEDVQLS, encoded by the exons ATGAGCCACGAGATTCG TTGCTGTAAGGTGTTCAAAATGAAGGGATCGACGCTGGACAAAATCTCCGCCTTCCTCGGCGAGCTCATCGGCACCGGCATCCTGGTCTTCCTGGGCTGCATGGGCTGCGTGAAGACGGACCTCTTCCCCAACAGCCATCTGCAGATTGTGCTCAACTTCGGCTTCGCCGTCCTCATCGCCATCCAGTGCTTCGGCTGCGTCTCCGGCGCCCATCTGAATCCCGCCGTCACCGTGGCCGCCTACATCTACGAGATGGTCAGCCTGCGCATGGCCTTTGCCTACTTCGCCGCCCAAATGCTGGGCGCCTTCATCGGCTACGGCCTGCTCAAGGTCCTGCTCCCCGGGCCCACACTCTCCGTGGGCGCCGGGCTCTGCGTGACCTTGCCCCACGCCAGCGTAACCCCGGGCCAGGCCTTCGGCATCGAGTTCGTCATCACCTCCATCCTGGTCATCGTCTGCTGCGGCGTGTGGGATCCGCGCAACTCCAAGTTCCACGACTCCGTGGGCATTCGCTTTGGCCTGGCCATCGCCTGTCTCGCCTGCGCTGCC GGACCCTTCACCGGCGCCAGCATGAATCCGGCCAGGTCCTTCGCCCCCGCCCTGTGGAACAAGCACTTCGAGAGCAACTGGATCTACTGGCTGGCCCCGCTGAGCTCCTCCGCCATCACCGCCTACGCCTACAAGATCGTCTTCCGCCGCGAGGTGGTGGAGGCGGAGATCACCTCCAACGAGAAGCTGCGGCAACTGGAGGACGTCCAGCTGTCGTag
- the LOC120444856 gene encoding aquaporin-2 isoform X2, which yields MVVMHVFGFVSGAHANPCISISCYFLGYIALEVMLMYVACQMAGAFAGYFLLLQLLPKEVVAKAKPGICLVQPMHSLSTAQVVTIECLLTAVLVLGWCALWDVRNGRFLDSVTIRMGLLVVACSFAGLQLTGASMNPARTLVPAIYYGNPDSVLMQLTGQILAAIMVPFVWNNAYTPRYKPLEIPVCN from the exons atggtggtgatgcATGTGTTTGGCTTCGTATCCGGAGCCCATGCGAATCCCTGCATCTCGATCTCCTGCTACTTCTTGGGCTACATCGCCCTGGAAGTGATGCTGATGTATGTGGCCTGTCAGATGGCTGGGGCATTCGCCGGATACTTCTTGCTCCTGCAACTGCTGCCCAAGGAAGTGGTGGCCAAAGCCAAGCCGGGCATTTGCCTGGTGCAACCGATGCACTCTCTGTCCACTGCCCAGGTCGTCACCATCGAGTGCCTGCTGACCGCGGTCTTGGTGCTCGGATGGTGCGCCTTGTGGGATGTGCGGAACGGAAGGTTCCTCGACTCGGTCACCATTCGCATGGGACTCCTGGTGGTCGCCTGCAGTTTCGCTGGG ctgcaactgaCAGGAGCCAGTATGAATCCCGCCAGGACATTAGTGCCCGCCATCTACTACGGCAATCCGGACTCGGTTCTGATGCAGCTGACTGGCCAGATCTTGGCCGCCATCATGGTTCCCTTTGTCTGGAACAatgcgtatacgccacgttaTAAGCCCTTGGAAATTCCCGTGTGCAACTGA
- the LOC120444856 gene encoding aquaporin-2 isoform X1, with amino-acid sequence MIWDLFTFIRAATEFSATALLILLGCMGESMNQGGENKFLLASVHYGLTVMVVMHVFGFVSGAHANPCISISCYFLGYIALEVMLMYVACQMAGAFAGYFLLLQLLPKEVVAKAKPGICLVQPMHSLSTAQVVTIECLLTAVLVLGWCALWDVRNGRFLDSVTIRMGLLVVACSFAGLQLTGASMNPARTLVPAIYYGNPDSVLMQLTGQILAAIMVPFVWNNAYTPRYKPLEIPVCN; translated from the exons ATGATCTGGGACCTCTTTACCTTTATACGCGCAGCCACTGAGTTCAGTGCCACTGCTCTACTGATTTTGCTCGGTTGCATGGGGGAGTCAATGAACCAAGGTGGTGAGAACAAATTCTTGTTGGCCAG CGTTCATTATGGCCTGAcggtgatggtggtgatgcATGTGTTTGGCTTCGTATCCGGAGCCCATGCGAATCCCTGCATCTCGATCTCCTGCTACTTCTTGGGCTACATCGCCCTGGAAGTGATGCTGATGTATGTGGCCTGTCAGATGGCTGGGGCATTCGCCGGATACTTCTTGCTCCTGCAACTGCTGCCCAAGGAAGTGGTGGCCAAAGCCAAGCCGGGCATTTGCCTGGTGCAACCGATGCACTCTCTGTCCACTGCCCAGGTCGTCACCATCGAGTGCCTGCTGACCGCGGTCTTGGTGCTCGGATGGTGCGCCTTGTGGGATGTGCGGAACGGAAGGTTCCTCGACTCGGTCACCATTCGCATGGGACTCCTGGTGGTCGCCTGCAGTTTCGCTGGG ctgcaactgaCAGGAGCCAGTATGAATCCCGCCAGGACATTAGTGCCCGCCATCTACTACGGCAATCCGGACTCGGTTCTGATGCAGCTGACTGGCCAGATCTTGGCCGCCATCATGGTTCCCTTTGTCTGGAACAatgcgtatacgccacgttaTAAGCCCTTGGAAATTCCCGTGTGCAACTGA
- the LOC120445587 gene encoding uncharacterized protein LOC120445587: MHINPIIRSILNHFRGRTIRNYLVVLPDHSRIDKQLKLEDLRSERGVLDLRSHELALQQKRVEANLTDLTRCIRGMEFDAKVHSNPGRKERKQAPLSDKKSPKVGDFSE; this comes from the exons ATGCACATAAACCCAATAATTCGATCTATTCTCAACCATTTCAGAGGTCGCACCATCAG AAATTATCTGGTTGTCTTGCCCGATCACAGTCGCATAGATAAACAGCTAAAGCTGGAGGATCTGCGAAGT GAACGTGGAGTCTTGGATCTGCGATCCCATGAGCTGGCACTCCAGCAAAAGCGCGTTGAGGCCAATCTAACCGATCTGACGCGCTGCATCAGGGGCATGGAGTTCGATGCGAAGGTGCATTCCAATCCCGGGAGGAAGGAGAGGAAGCAGGCCCCGCTAAGTGATAAGAAATCACCCAAAGTTGGTGATTTCAGCGAATAG
- the LOC120444740 gene encoding aquaporin AQPcic isoform X3: MKGSTLDKISAFLGELIGTGILVFLGCMGCVKTDLFPNSHLQIVLNFGFAVLIAIQCFGCVSGAHLNPAVTVAAYIYEMVSLRMAFAYFAAQMLGAFIGYGLLKVLLPGPTLSVGAGLCVTLPHASVTPGQAFGIEFVITSILVIVCCGVWDPRNSKFHDSVGIRFGLAIACLACAAGPFTGASMNPARSFAPALWNKHFESNWIYWLAPLSSSAITAYAYKIVFRREVVEAEITSNEKLRQLEDVQLS, encoded by the exons ATGAAGGGATCGACGCTGGACAAAATCTCCGCCTTCCTCGGCGAGCTCATCGGCACCGGCATCCTGGTCTTCCTGGGCTGCATGGGCTGCGTGAAGACGGACCTCTTCCCCAACAGCCATCTGCAGATTGTGCTCAACTTCGGCTTCGCCGTCCTCATCGCCATCCAGTGCTTCGGCTGCGTCTCCGGCGCCCATCTGAATCCCGCCGTCACCGTGGCCGCCTACATCTACGAGATGGTCAGCCTGCGCATGGCCTTTGCCTACTTCGCCGCCCAAATGCTGGGCGCCTTCATCGGCTACGGCCTGCTCAAGGTCCTGCTCCCCGGGCCCACACTCTCCGTGGGCGCCGGGCTCTGCGTGACCTTGCCCCACGCCAGCGTAACCCCGGGCCAGGCCTTCGGCATCGAGTTCGTCATCACCTCCATCCTGGTCATCGTCTGCTGCGGCGTGTGGGATCCGCGCAACTCCAAGTTCCACGACTCCGTGGGCATTCGCTTTGGCCTGGCCATCGCCTGTCTCGCCTGCGCTGCC GGACCCTTCACCGGCGCCAGCATGAATCCGGCCAGGTCCTTCGCCCCCGCCCTGTGGAACAAGCACTTCGAGAGCAACTGGATCTACTGGCTGGCCCCGCTGAGCTCCTCCGCCATCACCGCCTACGCCTACAAGATCGTCTTCCGCCGCGAGGTGGTGGAGGCGGAGATCACCTCCAACGAGAAGCTGCGGCAACTGGAGGACGTCCAGCTGTCGTag
- the LOC120445588 gene encoding immune-induced peptide 18, with product MKLFALSCLLILGLLGFLAAPGAASPSRHSGPGSGPGSGNPFRSPGPQQRPFYYDAPVVKPKTMYA from the coding sequence ATGAAGCTATTCGCATTGAGCTGCCTGCTCATTTTGGGCCTCCTCGGCTTCCTCGCTGCTCCAGGAGCCGCCTCGCCATCTCGTCACAGTGGACCAGGATCCGGACCTGGATCCGGAAATCCGTTCAGATCTCCAGGCCCACAGCAACGGCCATTCTACTACGACGCTCCGGTTGTAAAACCGAAGACTATGTACGCTTAA
- the LOC120444740 gene encoding aquaporin AQPcic isoform X1: protein MSMNRQQQGMDSQGVENALEIIQEAEQLQSCCKVFKMKGSTLDKISAFLGELIGTGILVFLGCMGCVKTDLFPNSHLQIVLNFGFAVLIAIQCFGCVSGAHLNPAVTVAAYIYEMVSLRMAFAYFAAQMLGAFIGYGLLKVLLPGPTLSVGAGLCVTLPHASVTPGQAFGIEFVITSILVIVCCGVWDPRNSKFHDSVGIRFGLAIACLACAAGPFTGASMNPARSFAPALWNKHFESNWIYWLAPLSSSAITAYAYKIVFRREVVEAEITSNEKLRQLEDVQLS from the exons ATGTCAATGAACCGCCAGCAGCAGGGGATGGATTCGCAAGGGGTGGAAAACGCCCTGGAAATCATCCAGGAAGCAGAACAGTTGCAAAG TTGCTGTAAGGTGTTCAAAATGAAGGGATCGACGCTGGACAAAATCTCCGCCTTCCTCGGCGAGCTCATCGGCACCGGCATCCTGGTCTTCCTGGGCTGCATGGGCTGCGTGAAGACGGACCTCTTCCCCAACAGCCATCTGCAGATTGTGCTCAACTTCGGCTTCGCCGTCCTCATCGCCATCCAGTGCTTCGGCTGCGTCTCCGGCGCCCATCTGAATCCCGCCGTCACCGTGGCCGCCTACATCTACGAGATGGTCAGCCTGCGCATGGCCTTTGCCTACTTCGCCGCCCAAATGCTGGGCGCCTTCATCGGCTACGGCCTGCTCAAGGTCCTGCTCCCCGGGCCCACACTCTCCGTGGGCGCCGGGCTCTGCGTGACCTTGCCCCACGCCAGCGTAACCCCGGGCCAGGCCTTCGGCATCGAGTTCGTCATCACCTCCATCCTGGTCATCGTCTGCTGCGGCGTGTGGGATCCGCGCAACTCCAAGTTCCACGACTCCGTGGGCATTCGCTTTGGCCTGGCCATCGCCTGTCTCGCCTGCGCTGCC GGACCCTTCACCGGCGCCAGCATGAATCCGGCCAGGTCCTTCGCCCCCGCCCTGTGGAACAAGCACTTCGAGAGCAACTGGATCTACTGGCTGGCCCCGCTGAGCTCCTCCGCCATCACCGCCTACGCCTACAAGATCGTCTTCCGCCGCGAGGTGGTGGAGGCGGAGATCACCTCCAACGAGAAGCTGCGGCAACTGGAGGACGTCCAGCTGTCGTag
- the LOC120447198 gene encoding uncharacterized protein LOC120447198 isoform X2, with the protein MFAFTRILGSMSCTRPFQSQVLCREGVGWPPKELLRNLQRHHYQGIKNNILYIFPLTRQFADKFSEKGRGEELNYVLKLASEQFMKIKKNRVKEIASDIEELEEEIKKLESRTSHQSRKTKELLIEELKTLKELLQRFKTSLEK; encoded by the exons ATGTTTGCTTTCACGCGAATTCTAGGATCCATGTCATGCACCAGACCATTTCAATCACAGGTGCTCTGTCGAGAAGGTGTTGG TTGGCCTCCTAAGGAGTTACTCCGAAATTTACAGAGGCATCATTACCAaggtataaaaaacaatattctATACATATTTCCTCTCAC ACGTCAATTCGCCGACAAGTTTTCCGAGAAGGGCAGAGGCGAGGAACTTAACTATGTTCTCAAGCTC GCCTCAGAGCAATTTATGAAGATCAAAAAGAACCGGGTTAAAGAAATCGCCAGTGATATCGAGGAACTGGAAGAGGAGATCAAGAAATTGGAATCCCGGACTAGCCACCAATCAAGGAAAACTAAGGAGCTTCTCATAGAGGAGTTAAAAACCCTgaaggagctgctgcagcgaTTCAAAACGAGTCTCGAAAAATGA